The candidate division WOR-3 bacterium genome includes the window AGGAAAAGTGCGATGTTTTTGAGTCCGTGGCAATGAATTCGCAGCGCGATGTAGTGAATTATCTCAATTCTTTATCGAAAGACAAGGCAGAAGTTGTTAGACAATTCTGGATTTTCAATGGATTTCATTTGAAGGCAACAAAGGATGTGATTGAAGAACTGGCAAAGAGGGATGATATATGGTGCATTTCTCATAATGGAACGATTCAATTGGATGCTACCATGGGCGAAGAGGTCACTGAACCGAGGACTCCGGAATGGAATATTACTAAAATTATGGCAGAATCATGCTGGGCAGCAGGATTCAATGGAACCGGAATAATAATCGGTCATATTGATACCGGGGTTTATACTGACCATCCCGCGCTCGCCGGCAAATGGCTTTCACCATACTGGCACGATGGTGTCAGCGGTCAATCAACACCTTATGATGACCATAATCATGGAACCCATACAATGGGCACAATCTGTGGCGGTGATGGTCCTGGTCCATTTACATATGATATTGGCGTTGCCTATGGTGCAAAATTCATTCCTACAAAAGCGTTTGATGCTAATGGCTCAGGTCAATTCTCCTGGATAGATGCCTGTATGCAGTATCTGGCAAATTTAAAACAGAGCGGCGTTGATATCCGGGTGATTGGAAATTCCTGGGGCAATAGTAATGGTTCATATACTGGCTTCTGGACCGCAGTCTTGAACTGGAAGAATCTTGGTGTATTCCCCGTATTTTCTAATGGTAATTCAGGACCTGGTGCAGGAACAGTTGGTTCACCGGCAAGTTATCCAATAACGATTGGTGTTGGTGCAACTGATAACGGCGACAATATCGCGTCTTTCTCATCGCGTGGACCATCACCGAATGTCAGTCCAATAAATGACCCACAATACTGGTACTATTCAACCTGGAATTTCTTAAAACCCGATGTGTCAGCACCCGGTGTCAATGTCAATTCCTCATTGAGAACCGGTGGTTACGGAACAATGAGCGGAACATCAATGGCGTCACCACATGTAACTGGTGGAACCGCAGTTTTATTGCAGAAGAATAACGGGCTTACTGTGGGTGACCTTTATGATTTATTCCGCAACTACTGTGATCAACCTTCTGCTGGTGCACCATATCCGAATAATAATTATGGTTGGGGCAGAATAAACTTGTGGCGTTCATTACAGGCAGTTCCAACCAGCAACCGACCGAATGTAGTATTGAGCCGGACAAATATTGTTAATGACAACAATGGCAATGGAAAACTTGATCCGGGTGAAAATGCAGGTATTGTGACCTATGTGAAGAATACAGGCGGTGTAGTAGCAACCAATGTGCAGGGAAGATTAAGGACAACATCGCCTTATATCACTATAACCGATTCAATGTACACATATGGCACGATAAATTCTGGTGATAGTGCAAATAATGTCTCC containing:
- a CDS encoding S8 family serine peptidase, which produces MIGLCSIMLLALLPPIPGKMTPELVKILNNTPPQEKVFVIVHMNTEYPYDAIEGMTPQEKCDVFESVAMNSQRDVVNYLNSLSKDKAEVVRQFWIFNGFHLKATKDVIEELAKRDDIWCISHNGTIQLDATMGEEVTEPRTPEWNITKIMAESCWAAGFNGTGIIIGHIDTGVYTDHPALAGKWLSPYWHDGVSGQSTPYDDHNHGTHTMGTICGGDGPGPFTYDIGVAYGAKFIPTKAFDANGSGQFSWIDACMQYLANLKQSGVDIRVIGNSWGNSNGSYTGFWTAVLNWKNLGVFPVFSNGNSGPGAGTVGSPASYPITIGVGATDNGDNIASFSSRGPSPNVSPINDPQYWYYSTWNFLKPDVSAPGVNVNSSLRTGGYGTMSGTSMASPHVTGGTAVLLQKNNGLTVGDLYDLFRNYCDQPSAGAPYPNNNYGWGRINLWRSLQAVPTSNRPNVVLSRTNIVNDNNGNGKLDPGENAGIVTYVKNTGGVVATNVQGRLRTTSPYITITDSMYTYGTINSGDSANNVSDPYDISVHASTPPGHMANFQLVLIAAETTWVRTFSYQVGVAPGEIIWGPKSLPNFPTNNFIYGVAYDRTGDRIYVVDFLSTQIRYYSSDSFVTYYGAITAPQDSGVDLAYSRYDDALYFANYPQKLVWKLNKNTGAVLRQFNNPANDYPVGIAFRPPNTMWYADRRTALGGTQLIYIGDTLGTATQYNSPIQGYYNTRCLAYDSLGNSFVNVQTWFNSSQALDSVGVVEFTGTPPTFTGKKFLLNPGWNIRGIEADPRDGNYWVTIVQISGSYVNQIVKVKGFYTPLTPVEESEKENVANWKLLKVVPNPAKSNLTFYINPNNIKHNYLSIYDISGRLVAKVNFDKGASVINWNPRNSSLADGIYFAMLEKDDGIITEKFVLTR